Proteins encoded together in one Myxococcus stipitatus window:
- a CDS encoding cytochrome C, whose product MKLLAGMCALLSFVGGVALATTPAPRPESTQGTELPRHQVPVSKDGNLVVGMCDGVTSLEVKGVKEGQKLTREQAQRVSGELMDAWRKKNPDANWDPTPPPMLAQAQKQPAQGTPNPPAGVQNPAVGASVREGGVTADSGGKQVRKEAGANIQNGQTYGAFTSRDEAIWAASTDQFVKEGHRVFHDADAIGGTVAISCDMCHPDAANTHPETYPKYQVQLGRVALLRDMINWCIENPVRGKPLADGDPRLRAMEAYIYAQRKGTKLDYGKK is encoded by the coding sequence ATGAAGCTGCTTGCGGGAATGTGCGCGCTGCTGTCGTTCGTGGGAGGCGTGGCGCTGGCCACGACCCCCGCGCCGCGCCCGGAGTCCACCCAGGGGACGGAGCTGCCCCGCCACCAGGTGCCGGTGTCGAAGGACGGCAACCTCGTGGTCGGCATGTGTGACGGCGTGACGTCGCTCGAGGTGAAGGGCGTCAAGGAGGGGCAGAAGCTGACGCGCGAGCAGGCCCAACGCGTGTCGGGTGAGCTCATGGACGCCTGGAGGAAGAAGAACCCGGACGCGAACTGGGACCCCACGCCGCCGCCCATGCTGGCGCAGGCGCAGAAGCAACCCGCGCAGGGGACGCCGAATCCTCCGGCGGGGGTGCAGAATCCCGCGGTGGGGGCCTCCGTGCGCGAGGGTGGCGTGACGGCGGACAGCGGCGGCAAGCAGGTGCGCAAGGAGGCCGGGGCGAACATCCAGAACGGTCAGACGTATGGCGCGTTCACCTCGCGCGACGAGGCCATCTGGGCGGCGTCCACCGACCAGTTCGTGAAGGAGGGGCACCGCGTGTTCCACGACGCGGACGCCATCGGTGGGACGGTGGCCATCTCCTGCGACATGTGCCACCCGGACGCGGCGAACACGCACCCGGAGACGTATCCGAAGTACCAGGTGCAGCTGGGCCGCGTGGCGTTGCTGCGGGACATGATCAACTGGTGCATCGAGAACCCGGTGCGCGGCAAGCCGCTCGCGGACGGGGACCCTCGGTTGCGCGCGATGGAGGCGTACATCTACGCGCAGCGCAAGGGCACGAAGCTCGACTACGGCAAGAAGTGA
- a CDS encoding YybH family protein, producing the protein MEQGFDEAGVRAALQRVRAALEMLDVKRFAACFAEDADFNTPPGTWLRGRKAIEEAHEALFAPTPAPGRASFARAKSTVDILGTRFLRPDVAVVDWEWTQTGAMTDGQRWPDRRGLLTIVWTREEDGVWRASAWRNKDYVHLPGAPTASR; encoded by the coding sequence ATGGAACAAGGATTCGACGAAGCGGGAGTCCGGGCCGCGCTCCAGCGGGTGCGCGCCGCCCTGGAGATGCTGGACGTGAAGCGCTTCGCGGCGTGCTTCGCGGAGGACGCGGACTTCAACACGCCTCCCGGCACCTGGCTGCGGGGCCGGAAGGCCATCGAGGAGGCCCACGAGGCGCTCTTCGCGCCGACCCCGGCGCCTGGCCGGGCCAGCTTCGCTCGGGCGAAGTCCACGGTGGACATCCTCGGCACGCGTTTCCTGCGCCCCGACGTGGCGGTGGTGGACTGGGAGTGGACGCAGACCGGCGCGATGACGGACGGACAGCGCTGGCCGGACCGGCGGGGGCTGCTGACCATCGTCTGGACACGCGAGGAGGATGGCGTCTGGCGCGCCAGCGCCTGGAGGAACAAGGACTACGTCCACCTGCCCGGGGCACCCACGGCTTCACGGTAG
- a CDS encoding LysR family transcriptional regulator — protein sequence MEPSTLDLVAVFVRVVESRSFRAAARVLGMSKSTVSLKVARLEDVLGARLLERTTRTLRLTDVGAAYYEQVQPALSSLDEAERRVLDSRARPSGRLRVAMLFEPGQFLLGSIVSEYMRRHPAVQVDVELTDRYVDLVQEGFDVALRPGPLPDSSLVTRRLGTPGRLRLYASPAYLERRGRPRRPEDLSSHDCLVMSTKHPPTTWDFVRDRKPLRVQVRERMRVNSFVVLRELAVAGHGITRLPESFARAAVRAGTLRGVLDAWCPDPPEWHVLYPSTRNLSPRVRAFLEVLEECFLPAFEGVAGGG from the coding sequence ATGGAACCCAGCACTCTCGACCTCGTCGCCGTCTTCGTCCGCGTCGTGGAGTCTCGGAGTTTCCGCGCGGCGGCGCGCGTGCTGGGCATGTCCAAGTCCACGGTGAGCTTGAAGGTGGCCCGGCTGGAGGACGTGCTGGGCGCGCGCCTGCTCGAGCGCACGACGCGCACACTGCGCCTGACGGATGTGGGCGCGGCCTACTACGAGCAGGTTCAGCCCGCGCTCTCGTCGCTGGACGAGGCGGAGCGACGCGTGCTCGACAGCCGCGCGCGCCCATCCGGGCGGCTGCGCGTCGCGATGCTGTTCGAGCCCGGCCAGTTCCTCCTGGGGAGCATCGTCTCCGAGTACATGCGCCGCCACCCGGCGGTGCAGGTGGACGTGGAGCTGACGGACCGCTACGTCGACCTCGTCCAGGAGGGCTTCGACGTCGCCCTGCGTCCAGGTCCGCTGCCGGACTCGTCCCTGGTGACGCGCAGGCTGGGCACGCCCGGCAGGCTGCGGCTCTACGCGAGCCCCGCCTATCTCGAGCGTCGGGGCAGGCCCCGGCGCCCCGAGGACCTGTCCTCCCACGATTGCCTCGTCATGAGCACCAAGCACCCTCCCACCACGTGGGACTTCGTCCGCGACCGCAAGCCGCTGCGGGTCCAGGTGAGGGAGCGGATGCGCGTGAACAGCTTCGTCGTCCTGCGTGAGCTGGCGGTGGCGGGACACGGCATCACCCGTCTGCCGGAGTCATTCGCCCGGGCCGCCGTCCGCGCGGGCACGCTGCGCGGCGTGCTCGACGCGTGGTGCCCGGACCCTCCCGAGTGGCACGTGCTCTACCCGAGCACCCGCAACCTCTCGCCCCGGGTCCGCGCCTTCCTGGAGGTGCTCGAGGAGTGCTTCCTGCCCGCCTTCGAGGGGGTGGCGGGCGGGGGCTGA
- a CDS encoding metallophosphoesterase family protein, giving the protein MGNKFRSIETKHHEERDAFFQELQRLDRRAFLRVAGISAGIAAGMGLRTPHSFQLVDVAQAQGTQPRFSFAYISDTHLYEQKLNDRFVRAILKAVDDVNGLDPQPDFVLFGGDLAQLGQAGELKLGAQILKSIKAPVRMMVGEHDWFLDMGDLWKDLFGAPNYSFDHKGVHFVVLNSILEKDFWTERKLSPMERMKIVAGLDNGIQSRFEVGGPQREWMRQDLAKVDKKTPVIVFSHSPLYKYYRPWNFWTDDADEVQALLKPFERVTVIHGHTHQMLSNQIGNISFHGMLSTAWPWPYAPEGLPKLTVQMNRPDPFSQFDGCGDGRMDVTEAGLVNKLYNLWERNPITVRASYLTSNGKQDVPPQTKLPSY; this is encoded by the coding sequence ATGGGGAACAAGTTCCGCAGCATCGAGACGAAGCACCACGAGGAGCGCGACGCCTTCTTCCAGGAGCTCCAGCGGTTGGACCGCCGGGCCTTCCTGCGCGTGGCGGGCATCTCCGCCGGAATCGCCGCGGGCATGGGCCTGCGCACGCCGCACAGCTTCCAGTTGGTCGACGTGGCGCAGGCCCAGGGGACCCAGCCGCGCTTCAGCTTCGCGTACATCTCCGACACGCACCTGTACGAGCAGAAGCTCAACGACCGGTTCGTGCGCGCCATCCTGAAGGCCGTGGACGACGTGAACGGCCTGGACCCGCAGCCGGACTTCGTCCTCTTCGGCGGGGACCTGGCGCAGCTGGGACAGGCCGGGGAGTTGAAGCTGGGGGCGCAAATCCTCAAGAGCATCAAGGCGCCCGTGCGGATGATGGTGGGCGAGCACGACTGGTTCCTCGACATGGGGGACCTGTGGAAGGACCTGTTCGGCGCGCCGAACTATTCGTTCGACCACAAGGGCGTGCACTTCGTGGTGCTCAACTCCATCCTGGAGAAGGACTTCTGGACGGAGCGCAAGCTGTCGCCCATGGAGCGGATGAAGATCGTCGCGGGCCTGGACAACGGCATCCAGTCCCGCTTCGAGGTGGGCGGGCCGCAGCGCGAGTGGATGCGCCAGGACCTGGCGAAGGTGGACAAGAAGACGCCCGTCATCGTCTTCAGCCACTCCCCGCTCTACAAGTACTACCGGCCCTGGAACTTCTGGACGGACGACGCGGACGAGGTGCAGGCGCTGCTCAAGCCCTTCGAGCGCGTCACGGTCATCCATGGCCACACGCACCAGATGCTGTCGAACCAGATTGGCAACATCTCCTTCCACGGGATGCTGTCCACGGCGTGGCCGTGGCCGTATGCCCCGGAGGGGCTGCCGAAGCTCACGGTGCAGATGAACCGGCCGGACCCGTTCAGCCAGTTCGACGGGTGCGGAGACGGGCGGATGGACGTGACGGAGGCGGGGCTGGTGAACAAGCTGTACAACCTGTGGGAGCGCAATCCCATCACCGTGCGCGCGAGCTACCTCACGTCGAACGGGAAGCAGGATGTGCCGCCCCAGACGAAGCTTCCGAGCTACTGA
- a CDS encoding chloride channel protein — MERPEGTRVESGLGEVARAQLPVAPSMGPTLAGMRAPTSAEPVDKRVVFISGLAVLLALAAGLVAKGLGLLIHFFTNLAFFGRLSTAAVSPADNTLGPWVIAVPVVGALIVGLMARYGSRAIRGHGIPEAMEQVLYNQSRIPPRMTFLKPLSAAVAIGTGGPFGAEGPIIATGGALGSLLGQVLHVTADERKALLAAGAAAGMAATFGAPVSAVLLAVELLLFEYRPRSVIPVALATATATGVRLAFEGSAPAFVIPDLAYPSGSALAFYVMLGAVVGVASMLATRAVYAIEDAFEKLPLHWMWWPALGAVAVGVVGLVSPRTLGVGYTNIEDILSGRFVGMAMLAFCALKFVSWSVALGSGTSGGTLAPLFTLGGGLGSGLGLLATHLAPGLGVDIRVAALVGMAAIFAGASRALLASVVFAFETTRQPMGLLPLLGGCAAAYLVSSLMMRHSIMTEKLARRGGRVLTEYGVDALGQTLVREVGLRPVVTLEAGRSLEEVRGWLAAGGEGTRHQGFPVVDGDTLVGVVTRRDLLDGREAAGRRVRDLVGRPPAVAYEDSSLREAADLMVEEGVGRLPVVPRETPGRVVGIITRSDLLGAHRRRLENSRRKERAWRRTSQPA; from the coding sequence ATGGAGCGGCCTGAGGGAACGCGGGTCGAGTCGGGACTGGGGGAGGTGGCGAGGGCTCAGTTGCCGGTGGCCCCGTCGATGGGCCCCACGCTCGCGGGCATGCGGGCGCCCACGAGCGCCGAACCCGTGGACAAGCGGGTGGTCTTCATCAGCGGGCTCGCGGTGCTGCTGGCGCTGGCGGCGGGCCTGGTGGCGAAGGGCCTGGGCCTGCTCATCCACTTCTTCACGAACCTGGCCTTCTTCGGTCGGCTGTCCACCGCGGCCGTGTCGCCCGCGGACAACACGCTGGGGCCGTGGGTCATCGCCGTGCCCGTGGTGGGTGCGCTCATCGTGGGGCTGATGGCGCGCTATGGCTCGCGGGCCATCCGGGGACACGGCATCCCCGAGGCCATGGAGCAGGTGCTCTACAACCAGAGCCGCATCCCGCCCCGCATGACGTTCCTCAAGCCCTTGTCGGCGGCGGTGGCCATCGGCACGGGCGGCCCCTTCGGGGCGGAGGGGCCCATCATCGCCACGGGCGGGGCGCTGGGCTCGCTGCTCGGCCAGGTGCTGCACGTCACGGCCGACGAGCGCAAGGCGCTGCTGGCGGCGGGCGCGGCGGCGGGCATGGCGGCCACCTTCGGCGCCCCCGTGTCCGCGGTGCTGCTCGCGGTGGAGCTGCTGCTGTTCGAGTATCGCCCGCGCTCGGTCATCCCCGTGGCGCTGGCCACCGCGACGGCCACCGGCGTGCGGCTGGCGTTCGAGGGCAGCGCGCCCGCGTTCGTCATCCCGGACCTGGCGTATCCGAGCGGCTCCGCGCTGGCCTTCTACGTGATGCTGGGCGCCGTGGTGGGCGTGGCGTCCATGCTGGCGACCCGGGCGGTGTATGCCATCGAGGACGCGTTCGAGAAGCTGCCGCTGCACTGGATGTGGTGGCCGGCGCTCGGAGCGGTCGCCGTGGGCGTGGTGGGGCTCGTGTCCCCGCGCACGCTGGGCGTGGGCTACACCAACATCGAGGACATCCTTTCCGGCCGCTTCGTGGGCATGGCCATGCTCGCGTTCTGCGCGCTGAAGTTCGTGTCGTGGTCCGTGGCGCTGGGCAGCGGCACCTCGGGCGGGACGCTGGCGCCGTTGTTCACGCTCGGCGGAGGGCTGGGGTCGGGGCTGGGGCTGCTGGCGACGCACCTGGCGCCCGGCCTGGGCGTGGACATCCGCGTCGCGGCGCTGGTGGGCATGGCGGCCATCTTCGCGGGCGCGTCGAGGGCGCTGCTCGCGTCGGTGGTCTTCGCGTTCGAGACGACGCGTCAGCCCATGGGCCTGCTGCCCCTGCTGGGCGGCTGCGCGGCGGCCTACCTCGTGTCCTCGCTGATGATGCGCCACTCCATCATGACGGAGAAGCTGGCGCGGCGCGGAGGCCGGGTGCTCACCGAGTATGGCGTGGACGCGCTGGGACAGACGCTGGTGCGCGAGGTCGGGCTCAGGCCGGTGGTGACGCTGGAGGCGGGGCGGTCCCTCGAGGAGGTGCGTGGCTGGCTGGCGGCGGGCGGCGAGGGCACGCGCCACCAGGGCTTCCCCGTGGTGGATGGCGACACGCTGGTGGGCGTCGTCACCCGCAGGGACCTGCTGGACGGGCGGGAGGCCGCGGGCCGGCGCGTCCGGGACCTGGTGGGACGGCCCCCGGCGGTGGCCTATGAGGACAGCTCACTGCGCGAGGCGGCCGACCTGATGGTCGAGGAGGGCGTGGGCCGCCTGCCCGTGGTGCCGCGCGAGACTCCGGGGCGCGTGGTGGGCATCATCACCCGCAGCGACCTGCTGGGCGCGCACCGACGCCGCCTGGAGAACTCGCGGCGCAAGGAGCGCGCGTGGAGGCGGACGTCGCAGCCGGCGTGA
- a CDS encoding DUF2156 domain-containing protein produces MEADVAAGVRDLVHLDAVAEQGADERARVLELLRRFGWNATSFQVLQPGFHYWFSPSMEACVAYVDTGAAWVAAGAPITSPEWLGPVAAEFQAAARAAGRRACFFATEPRFTERVPLSSLAIGEQPEWDPARWEAVVRGSRSLREQLRRARAHGVTVREPPASVLEEAGHPVRRAVERLKERWLASRRMAPMGFLVQLRPDSFARERRVFVAEVGDVLVGVLLVSPVYAREGWFLQDLLRDPEAPNGTAETLVDAAMRAAAREGRRYVTLGLAPLAGPVRPWLRLARVCGRPLFDFEGLRAFKAKFRPDAWVPLHLSYSPEGGGWLALYDALRAFARGSLVRFGVATVLRRPRLLVRALAVLLVPWTLLLALPTTARWFPSVGVQWGWVVFDVALSVGLFSLVRRWRDDLATALAGLTAADACLTLVQAASFNAVRARGPVDWLVITAAVLAPATASGLLFRARDVRLPAR; encoded by the coding sequence GTGGAGGCGGACGTCGCAGCCGGCGTGAGGGACCTGGTGCACCTGGACGCGGTGGCGGAGCAAGGGGCGGACGAGCGGGCGCGGGTGCTGGAGCTCCTGCGCCGCTTCGGCTGGAACGCGACGTCGTTCCAGGTGCTCCAGCCGGGCTTCCACTACTGGTTCTCCCCGTCGATGGAGGCCTGCGTGGCCTACGTGGACACGGGGGCGGCCTGGGTCGCGGCGGGCGCGCCGATTACGTCCCCGGAGTGGCTGGGGCCCGTCGCCGCCGAGTTCCAGGCGGCGGCGCGAGCGGCGGGGCGGCGCGCCTGCTTCTTCGCGACCGAGCCCCGCTTCACCGAGCGCGTCCCGCTGTCCTCGCTCGCCATCGGCGAGCAGCCGGAGTGGGACCCTGCGCGCTGGGAGGCCGTGGTGCGAGGCAGCCGCAGCCTGCGCGAGCAGCTGCGCCGGGCGCGCGCCCACGGCGTCACCGTGCGCGAGCCGCCGGCCTCCGTGCTCGAGGAAGCGGGGCACCCCGTCCGGCGGGCGGTGGAGCGCCTGAAGGAGCGCTGGCTCGCCTCGCGCCGGATGGCGCCCATGGGCTTCCTGGTCCAGCTGCGCCCGGACAGCTTCGCGCGCGAGCGACGTGTGTTCGTGGCGGAGGTGGGGGACGTCCTGGTCGGCGTGCTGCTCGTGTCCCCCGTCTACGCGCGCGAGGGCTGGTTCCTCCAGGACCTCCTGCGCGACCCGGAGGCGCCCAACGGCACGGCGGAGACGCTGGTGGACGCGGCCATGCGCGCGGCGGCGCGCGAGGGGCGGCGCTACGTGACGCTGGGGCTGGCGCCGCTCGCGGGGCCGGTGCGGCCCTGGCTGCGACTGGCGCGCGTCTGTGGCCGTCCGCTGTTCGACTTCGAGGGCCTGCGCGCGTTCAAGGCGAAGTTCCGGCCCGACGCGTGGGTGCCGCTCCACCTCTCCTACTCCCCGGAGGGCGGCGGCTGGCTCGCGCTGTACGACGCGCTGCGGGCCTTCGCGCGCGGCAGCCTGGTGCGCTTCGGCGTGGCCACGGTGCTGCGGCGGCCCCGGCTGCTGGTGAGGGCCCTGGCGGTGCTGCTCGTCCCGTGGACCCTCCTCCTGGCGCTGCCGACCACCGCGCGCTGGTTCCCCTCGGTGGGCGTGCAGTGGGGCTGGGTGGTGTTCGACGTCGCGCTGTCCGTGGGGCTCTTCTCCCTGGTGCGTCGCTGGAGGGACGACCTGGCCACCGCGCTCGCGGGCCTCACCGCCGCGGACGCGTGCCTCACCCTGGTCCAGGCCGCGTCCTTCAACGCGGTGCGCGCCAGGGGGCCGGTGGACTGGCTGGTCATCACCGCCGCCGTGCTCGCGCCCGCGACCGCGTCCGGCCTCCTGTTCCGGGCCCGCGACGTCCGCCTCCCCGCGCGCTGA
- a CDS encoding DUF2379 family protein codes for MSKPRYRKAGNIDSARKEMRAVLAVEVVPLYREIAEDQLEGMAEDA; via the coding sequence GTGAGCAAGCCCAGGTACAGGAAGGCCGGGAACATCGACAGCGCCCGCAAGGAAATGCGAGCCGTCCTCGCCGTCGAAGTCGTGCCCCTCTACCGCGAGATCGCGGAGGACCAGCTCGAGGGCATGGCCGAGGACGCGTAA
- a CDS encoding MarR family winged helix-turn-helix transcriptional regulator, which produces MDGIRRVVRLLRVSARASERLVGISGAQLFVLQQLAEAGPCSINALAERTLTHQSSVSVVVARLQERELVTRRPSPEDGRRVEVALSPAGRALLREAPAMAQTRLIDGLRKLEPEVREGLARGLGTLVTQLGLDGNEAPLFFEDEPAPSRTRARAKVARSARGKRHGAA; this is translated from the coding sequence ATGGATGGAATCCGTCGGGTCGTCCGGTTGCTGCGCGTGTCCGCTCGGGCGTCGGAGCGGCTGGTGGGCATCAGCGGCGCGCAGCTCTTCGTGTTGCAGCAGCTGGCGGAGGCGGGGCCGTGCTCCATCAACGCCCTGGCGGAGCGGACGCTCACCCACCAGAGCAGCGTGTCGGTGGTGGTGGCGCGGCTGCAGGAGCGGGAGCTGGTCACCCGCCGCCCGTCGCCGGAGGACGGTCGCCGGGTGGAGGTCGCGCTGTCCCCGGCGGGGCGCGCGCTGCTGCGCGAGGCTCCCGCCATGGCGCAGACGCGCCTCATCGACGGGTTGCGGAAGCTGGAGCCGGAGGTCCGCGAGGGGCTCGCGCGGGGGCTCGGGACGCTGGTGACGCAGCTGGGGCTCGACGGGAACGAGGCGCCGCTGTTCTTCGAGGACGAGCCCGCGCCGTCGCGCACGCGCGCGCGAGCGAAGGTGGCCCGGTCGGCCAGGGGGAAGCGTCATGGAGCGGCCTGA
- a CDS encoding NlpC/P60 family protein, giving the protein MLSPSGMGRGAWWGVVVGLLLWGGMADAAKRSTPKRSTASAAQRAVWRAKAWVGLGSLAKVSTSVNDDCSGLTQLAYRAPGLSLMPERTLPGENGVKAIYRKADALGSLRSAPTPGDLVFFRETVDRNKDGRRNDGLTHIGIVERVGADGTVTFVHRAGGGVKRGRLNLARPDARTDARGRVLNDWIRRRDKRHRGYLAGELVAGFASVDERWGAAPRGSGR; this is encoded by the coding sequence TTGCTCTCGCCTTCCGGCATGGGGCGGGGAGCGTGGTGGGGCGTGGTGGTGGGGCTGCTGCTGTGGGGTGGCATGGCGGACGCCGCGAAGCGGAGCACGCCGAAGCGGTCCACCGCGTCGGCGGCGCAGCGGGCCGTGTGGCGCGCGAAGGCCTGGGTCGGGCTGGGCTCGCTCGCGAAGGTGAGCACGTCCGTGAACGACGACTGCTCGGGGTTGACGCAGCTGGCGTACCGCGCGCCCGGGCTGAGCCTGATGCCGGAGCGCACGCTGCCGGGAGAGAACGGCGTGAAGGCCATCTACCGGAAGGCGGATGCGCTGGGCTCGCTCCGGTCGGCGCCGACGCCAGGGGACCTGGTGTTCTTCCGGGAGACGGTGGACCGGAACAAGGACGGGCGCCGCAACGACGGGCTCACGCACATCGGCATCGTCGAGCGGGTGGGCGCGGATGGCACGGTGACCTTCGTCCACCGCGCCGGAGGCGGGGTGAAGCGCGGCCGCCTCAACCTCGCCCGACCGGACGCTCGGACGGACGCGCGCGGCCGTGTGCTCAACGACTGGATTCGCCGCCGCGACAAACGCCACCGAGGCTACCTGGCCGGTGAGCTGGTGGCCGGGTTCGCCTCCGTGGACGAGCGGTGGGGGGCCGCGCCTCGCGGGTCCGGACGGTGA
- the mtgA gene encoding monofunctional biosynthetic peptidoglycan transglycosylase, whose amino-acid sequence MSTPDAQSSPSEPKPADAAGVSPPEALPGVVEPARVPARRPRWRRRAVLALGVVALGLCIVEYVRLPEAEVLAKENPKSTALMDQRAEEAREAGRKARRRQHWVSLNAISRHAVAAVLVSEDAGFYLHEGVDTDEVRKAVAEAWEKGKLGRGASTITQQLAKNLWLSTDRSLLRKAKELVLAHRLEEALTKKRILALYLNVVEWGSGVYGIEAGAREHFGMSASQLTPAQGAILAAMLPAPRKRSPSSGSRALWKRAHWIVDQLASVGRLTGPEADTARADIDRLLGRAPAATTDGADEDADGEG is encoded by the coding sequence ATGTCGACCCCGGATGCGCAGTCGTCACCCTCGGAGCCGAAGCCCGCTGACGCGGCGGGCGTGAGTCCCCCGGAGGCGCTGCCTGGCGTCGTGGAGCCGGCACGCGTCCCCGCGCGTCGTCCGCGCTGGCGGCGCCGGGCCGTGCTCGCGCTGGGGGTGGTGGCGCTCGGACTCTGCATCGTCGAGTACGTCCGCCTTCCGGAAGCCGAGGTGCTGGCGAAGGAGAACCCGAAGTCGACGGCGTTGATGGACCAGCGCGCGGAGGAGGCCCGCGAGGCGGGGAGGAAGGCGCGACGGCGCCAGCACTGGGTCTCGCTCAACGCCATCTCCCGGCACGCGGTGGCGGCGGTGCTGGTGTCGGAGGACGCGGGCTTCTACCTCCACGAGGGCGTGGACACGGACGAGGTGCGCAAGGCGGTGGCTGAGGCCTGGGAGAAGGGGAAGCTGGGCCGTGGCGCCTCCACCATCACCCAGCAGCTGGCGAAGAACCTGTGGCTGTCCACGGACCGCAGCCTGCTGCGCAAGGCCAAGGAGCTGGTGCTCGCCCACCGGTTGGAGGAGGCGCTCACCAAGAAGCGCATCCTCGCGCTGTACCTCAACGTCGTGGAGTGGGGGAGCGGTGTGTATGGCATCGAGGCGGGAGCACGCGAGCACTTCGGCATGTCCGCCTCCCAGCTCACCCCCGCGCAGGGCGCCATCCTCGCCGCGATGCTGCCCGCGCCTCGCAAGCGCTCGCCGTCCTCGGGTTCACGGGCGCTGTGGAAGCGCGCGCACTGGATTGTCGACCAGCTCGCCTCCGTGGGCCGGCTGACCGGCCCCGAGGCGGACACGGCCCGCGCGGACATCGACCGGCTGCTGGGCCGCGCGCCCGCGGCGACGACGGACGGCGCGGACGAGGACGCGGACGGCGAGGGGTGA
- a CDS encoding cytochrome-c peroxidase, with translation MRTPSGVALSLAVLLSVHEAWAAPPAPASAPPPDPLPLGVSAALWKVSVPASAAPSPDRVALGEKLFNDKRLSLDDSVSCATCHDPNKGFTDGKTVSEGVKGLKGMRNSPTVLNALFNGSQFWDGRAASLEDQAKLPILNPVEMAMPSPEAVVAKVRAIPEYATAFQQVFKRDVTYDDLAAAIAAFERTQFSGNARFDRFIFGETKALDEAERRGWALFNGKARCNSCHAGNAVNPLFSDQKFHNIGVAAHKQDFPQLAREGLKVVRLGDEKQIDELALQTRFSELGRFLVTKQENDVGAFKTPTLRNIGITGPYMHDGSLVTLWDVIDHYNKGGVPNPYLDGGMQRLGLTEPEIDDLVAFLFTLTDTRFTKFNAQELARQRGRKNQRPERDTAVAMGKKGNLGDLAPNPDLAVKNPADIGLYGTETLAKPASTKKP, from the coding sequence ATGCGAACGCCGTCCGGCGTTGCCCTGTCGCTCGCCGTGCTGCTGTCCGTCCATGAGGCGTGGGCCGCACCACCGGCCCCGGCCTCGGCGCCGCCACCGGACCCGTTGCCACTGGGGGTCTCGGCCGCGTTGTGGAAGGTGTCGGTGCCCGCGAGCGCGGCGCCGTCACCGGACAGGGTGGCGCTGGGCGAGAAGCTCTTCAACGACAAGCGGCTGTCCTTGGATGACAGCGTGTCGTGCGCCACGTGCCACGACCCGAACAAGGGCTTCACCGACGGCAAGACGGTGTCCGAGGGCGTCAAGGGGCTCAAGGGCATGCGCAACAGCCCCACGGTGCTCAACGCCCTCTTCAATGGCTCGCAGTTCTGGGATGGCCGCGCGGCCTCGCTGGAGGACCAGGCGAAGCTGCCCATCCTCAACCCGGTGGAGATGGCCATGCCGTCGCCGGAGGCGGTGGTGGCCAAGGTGCGCGCCATCCCCGAATACGCGACGGCCTTCCAGCAGGTGTTCAAGCGGGACGTCACCTATGACGACCTGGCGGCGGCCATCGCCGCCTTCGAGCGCACGCAGTTCTCCGGCAACGCGCGCTTCGACCGCTTCATCTTCGGGGAGACCAAGGCGCTCGACGAGGCCGAGCGCCGGGGCTGGGCCCTCTTCAACGGCAAAGCGCGGTGCAACTCCTGCCACGCGGGCAACGCGGTGAACCCGCTGTTCAGCGACCAGAAGTTCCACAACATCGGCGTCGCGGCCCACAAGCAGGACTTCCCCCAGCTGGCGCGCGAGGGCCTGAAGGTGGTGCGCCTGGGCGACGAGAAGCAGATCGACGAGCTGGCGCTCCAGACGCGCTTCTCCGAGCTGGGTCGCTTCCTGGTGACCAAGCAGGAGAACGACGTGGGCGCCTTCAAGACGCCCACGCTGCGCAACATCGGCATCACCGGCCCGTACATGCACGACGGCTCGCTGGTGACGTTGTGGGACGTCATCGACCACTACAACAAGGGCGGCGTGCCCAACCCCTATCTGGACGGCGGGATGCAGCGGCTGGGGCTGACGGAACCCGAAATCGACGACCTGGTGGCCTTCCTCTTCACCCTCACGGACACGCGCTTCACGAAGTTCAACGCGCAGGAGCTGGCGCGGCAGCGCGGGCGCAAGAACCAGCGGCCCGAGCGGGACACGGCCGTGGCGATGGGGAAGAAGGGGAACCTGGGGGACCTGGCTCCCAATCCAGACCTCGCGGTGAAGAACCCGGCGGACATCGGCCTGTACGGCACCGAGACGCTGGCCAAGCCCGCTTCGACCAAGAAGCCCTGA